One Rissa tridactyla isolate bRisTri1 chromosome 4, bRisTri1.patW.cur.20221130, whole genome shotgun sequence DNA window includes the following coding sequences:
- the GSTZ1 gene encoding maleylacetoacetate isomerase isoform X3, whose protein sequence is MSSAAAKTILYSYFRSSCSWRVRIALALKGISYDVVPVNLLKDGGQQFSAEFKAMNPMQQVPTLKIDGITLSQSLAIIHYLEDTRPNPRLLPQDPKKRAQVRMIADLIVSGIQPLQNLSVLKQMGEKKTEWAQNCISSGFQVSFQCLTPAYYLSWQHWSRLCSTLLDATAWGMKFPWLISAWCLKFSMLKDSKWIWVHIPR, encoded by the exons ATGAGCTCTGCCGCGGCCAAG ACGATACTTTACAGCTATTTCCGAAGTTCCTGCTCTTGGAGAGTGAGAATTG CATTGGCTCTCAAAGGGATTTCCTACGACGTGGTGCCAGTGAACCTCCTGAAGGATGGCGGGCAGCAG TTTTCTGCTGAATTCAAGGCAATGAATCCAATGCAGCAAGTCCCAACCTTGAAAATTGATGGCATCACCCTTTCTCAGTCG CTAGCCATAATTCATTACCTAGAAGACACCCGTCCTAACCCCAGGCTCCTGCCCCAAGATCCAAAGAAGAGAGCCCAAGTCAGAATGATCGCTGATCTCATTGTCTCTGGCATTCAGCCACTCCAG AACCTGAGTGTCCTGAAAcaaatgggggagaaaaaaacagaatggGCTCAGAACTGCATCTCATCTGGCTTTCAAG TGAGTTTCCAATGCCTGACTCCAGCGTACTACCTCTCTTGGCAGCACTGGAGCAGACTCTGCAGCACACTGCTGGACGCTACTGCGTGGGGGATGAA GTTTCCATGGCTGATCTCTGCTTGGTGCCTCAAGTTTTCAATGCTGAAAG aTTCAAAGTGGATATGGGTCCATATCCCACGATAG
- the LOC128908226 gene encoding uncharacterized protein LOC128908226 yields MQPVRYRARPGGSVQESGLAFYVVWALREPPRPLGRCGPALTRAARRPCQGRSAPAERPRRRLPRGLWWSGRARPGHLPLQGWAPPEPGMTSTPRLASLELPCPQSSKMGFQAWLPLPLPKQLVVFGLGDWSCYSPDTSITVDVLVSPGIAPQRVGTLEPSRRSLVWEGDWRMDIFMASLKEMDKGNSVKLILTVNGRLLRGVSSSTPVHPFPVPEVTQSPVLPADYMPLGRDLEDPTAVKSQNSEVTARASRPVRKDDRPPLRTLAVPCALKPPSGKVEAREDWRKSPVHPKKPRKVLFEPTASERDLNEEDLAVEELQGSPSPRWCHAMCLSDLRTAVLIGGEGVDHQSCKDALWKLEVDNDFWLPVGFELQNTMPLCLHGHTATYDPDTKRIYVFGGIREDKDYSNIYILDTVTWKWLLVAAKGRMPVLTYHSATIYRKELFVFGGTFPRKASLAVGPCSNMLYVFNPEHEIWYQPISEGEKPLPRLGHSATLLKNKLLIFGGRRTSLYLSDMHILDLGFMEYTPVPLLAGQPSARCFHAALAVSDQKVLISGGCNAKGALQDAFVFHLDTLSWSTVIHHDLCSVPRAGHTLLDLTPAHLMDVDKENKEERNLHAVLVFGGSNCAGTFYNSTVKIQLDLG; encoded by the exons aTGCAGCCCGTCCGCTACCGGGCCCGGCCGGGGGGCAGCGTCCAGGAGAGCGGCCTCGCCTTCTACGTGGTGTGGGCGCTGCGGGAGCCGCCGCGGCCGCTCGGCAGGTGCGGACCGGCCCTGACAAGGGCGGCTCGCCGCCCTTGTCAGGGCCGGTCCGCACCTGCCgagcggccgcggcggcggctgccccggGGCCTCTGGTGgagcggccgggcccggcccggccaccTCCCTCTCCAGGGGTGGGCTCCCCCCGAGCCGGGGATGACTTCGACGCCTCGTCTCGCCTccctggagctgccctgccc CCAGTCCAGCAAGATGGGTTTCCAGGCTTGGTTGCCCCTGCCCTTGCCAAAGCAGCTGGTGGTTTTCGGGCTGGGAGACTGGAGCTGTTACTCTCCGGACACGAGCATCACGGTGGACGTGTTGGTGTCTCCAGGAATCGCGCCGCAGCGGGTCGGCACGCTGGAGCCCTCCCGCAG GTCTCTGGTGTGGGAAGGTGACTGGAGGATGGATATTTTCATGGCCTCGTTGAAAGAGATGGACAAAGGCAACTCTGTGAAGCTTATCCTGACTGTCAATGGACGG CTGCTCCGAGGTGTCTCCAGCAGTACACCCGTTCACCCCTTCCCTGTCCCGGAGGTCACCCAGTCGCCGGTGCTCCCAGCAGATTATATGCCCCTTGGCCGGGACCTGGAGGATCCTACTGCG GTTAAGAGCCAGAACTCAGAGGTGACTGCTAGAGCATCCAGGCCTGTGAGGAAGGATGACCGCCCACCACTGAGGACCCTAGCAGTACCCTGTGCCCTAAAGCCACCATCTGGCAAGGTGGAAGCCCGTGAGGACTGGAGGAAGAGTCCTGTCCACCCCAAGAAGCCCAGGAAAGTTTTATTTGAACCCACAGCATCTGAGAGAGACCTCAATGAAGAAG ATCTGGCGGTGGAGGAGTTGCAAG GCAGTCCCAGCCCGCGGTGGTGCCATGCCATGTGCCTCAGTGACCTGAGGACAGCTGTTCTGATCGGTGGAGAAGGTGTTGATCATCAGTCCTGCAAGGATGCACTCTGGAAGCTGGAAGTTG ACAATGATTTCTGGCTTCCAGTGGGTTTCGAGCTACAAAACACCATGCCGTTGTGCTTGCATGGTCACACAGCTACCTATGACCCAGACACCAAGCGTATCTACGTCTTTGGGGGCATAAGGGAGGACAAAGACTACAGCAACATCTACATTCTGGACACAGTCACCTGGAAGTGGCTCCTCGTGGCT GCTAAAGGGAGGATGCCAGTGCTCACTTACCACAGTGCAACTATCTACCGCAAGGAGCTCTTTGTTTTTGGAGGGACTTTTCCCAGGAAGGCATCGCTGGCAGTTGGACCCTGCAGCAATATGCTCTATGTCTTCAATCCAGAGCATGAAATTTGGTATCAGCCCATCTCAGAAGGGGAGAAGCCTCTGCCTAGGCTTGG GCATTCAGCTACTCTACTGAAGAACAAGCTGCTGATTTTTGGGGGTCGGAGGACTTCTCTCTACCTCAGTGACATGCACATCCTGGATCTGG GTTTCATGGAGTACACACCAGTCCCCCTCCTTGCAGGACAGCCTTCTGCACGCTG TTTTCATGCAGCTCTGGCTGTGTCGGACCAGAAGGTTCTGATCAGCGGAGGCTGCAATGCCAAGGGAGCCCTGCAGGATGCGTTTGTCTTCCACCTAG ATACTCTTTCATGGAGCACGGTGATCCACCATGACCTCTGTTCTGTGCCCCGAGCTGGCCACACATTGCTTGACCTGACTCCTGCCCATCTGATGGATGTGGACAAGGAGAACAAAGAGGAGCGTAACCTGCATGCGGTGTTGGTCTTTGGGGGCTCCAACTGTGCCGGGACCTTTTACAACAGCACAGTCAAGATCCAGCTGGACCTAGGATAA
- the GSTZ1 gene encoding maleylacetoacetate isomerase isoform X2: MASEKTILYSYFRSSCSWRVRIALALKGISYDVVPVNLLKDGGQQFSAEFKAMNPMQQVPTLKIDGITLSQSLAIIHYLEDTRPNPRLLPQDPKKRAQVRMIADLIVSGIQPLQNLSVLKQMGEKKTEWAQNCISSGFQALEQTLQHTAGRYCVGDEVSMADLCLVPQVFNAERFKVDMGPYPTIARINKALLELEAFKLSHPSRQPDTPAELRA; encoded by the exons ATGGCATCTGAAAAG ACGATACTTTACAGCTATTTCCGAAGTTCCTGCTCTTGGAGAGTGAGAATTG CATTGGCTCTCAAAGGGATTTCCTACGACGTGGTGCCAGTGAACCTCCTGAAGGATGGCGGGCAGCAG TTTTCTGCTGAATTCAAGGCAATGAATCCAATGCAGCAAGTCCCAACCTTGAAAATTGATGGCATCACCCTTTCTCAGTCG CTAGCCATAATTCATTACCTAGAAGACACCCGTCCTAACCCCAGGCTCCTGCCCCAAGATCCAAAGAAGAGAGCCCAAGTCAGAATGATCGCTGATCTCATTGTCTCTGGCATTCAGCCACTCCAG AACCTGAGTGTCCTGAAAcaaatgggggagaaaaaaacagaatggGCTCAGAACTGCATCTCATCTGGCTTTCAAG CACTGGAGCAGACTCTGCAGCACACTGCTGGACGCTACTGCGTGGGGGATGAA GTTTCCATGGCTGATCTCTGCTTGGTGCCTCAAGTTTTCAATGCTGAAAG aTTCAAAGTGGATATGGGTCCATATCCCACGATAGCCAGAATAAACAAAGCTCTTCTGGAGTTAGAGGCATTCAAACTAAGCCACCCATCCCGGCAGCCAGATACTCCTGCAGAGCTGCGAGCTTGA
- the GSTZ1 gene encoding maleylacetoacetate isomerase isoform X1: MSSAAAKTILYSYFRSSCSWRVRIALALKGISYDVVPVNLLKDGGQQFSAEFKAMNPMQQVPTLKIDGITLSQSLAIIHYLEDTRPNPRLLPQDPKKRAQVRMIADLIVSGIQPLQNLSVLKQMGEKKTEWAQNCISSGFQALEQTLQHTAGRYCVGDEVSMADLCLVPQVFNAERFKVDMGPYPTIARINKALLELEAFKLSHPSRQPDTPAELRA, from the exons ATGAGCTCTGCCGCGGCCAAG ACGATACTTTACAGCTATTTCCGAAGTTCCTGCTCTTGGAGAGTGAGAATTG CATTGGCTCTCAAAGGGATTTCCTACGACGTGGTGCCAGTGAACCTCCTGAAGGATGGCGGGCAGCAG TTTTCTGCTGAATTCAAGGCAATGAATCCAATGCAGCAAGTCCCAACCTTGAAAATTGATGGCATCACCCTTTCTCAGTCG CTAGCCATAATTCATTACCTAGAAGACACCCGTCCTAACCCCAGGCTCCTGCCCCAAGATCCAAAGAAGAGAGCCCAAGTCAGAATGATCGCTGATCTCATTGTCTCTGGCATTCAGCCACTCCAG AACCTGAGTGTCCTGAAAcaaatgggggagaaaaaaacagaatggGCTCAGAACTGCATCTCATCTGGCTTTCAAG CACTGGAGCAGACTCTGCAGCACACTGCTGGACGCTACTGCGTGGGGGATGAA GTTTCCATGGCTGATCTCTGCTTGGTGCCTCAAGTTTTCAATGCTGAAAG aTTCAAAGTGGATATGGGTCCATATCCCACGATAGCCAGAATAAACAAAGCTCTTCTGGAGTTAGAGGCATTCAAACTAAGCCACCCATCCCGGCAGCCAGATACTCCTGCAGAGCTGCGAGCTTGA